Below is a window of Apodemus sylvaticus chromosome 5, mApoSyl1.1, whole genome shotgun sequence DNA.
ATGGACACTCCAGTGAGGTGAGAGCCACATGTAGAGAAAACTTTTTGTCTCCCCTCAGCagaattcattttcaaaatagCAAACAGGATGAAGCTATAAGAGATGATGATGATCAAAATAGTGACTACCTCAATGGAGCTCACAAAGATGAAGAGTAGAAGTTCATTCATTTTAGTGTCAGAACAAGAAATAGCCAGTAGAGGAGGAATATCacagaaaaaatgtttaatttcattGGAGTCACAAAAAGATAGGCTAGCAGTTGCTGCTGTATGGATAGATGCATGCAGAATTCCACCAACATTGGAGGCAATGATGAGTGACATGTAGACTCTAGGTGACATGCTCACTGCATATAGAAGAGGGTTGTAAATAGCTACATAGCGGTCATAAGCCATTGCAGCCAAGAGAAAACACTCTGTGGTTCCACAGCCAACAGCAAGAAACATCTGTGTTGCACATCCAATGAATGAAATCACTTTCCTCTTTGACATAAAATCTATTAACATTTTTGGGGTGATAATGGTAGAAAAGCAAGCATCTATGAATGATAAAACACCTAGAAAATAGTACATTGGGTTGTGGAGCTGAGGATCCCCAATGACTACTGCAATCAATCCTATGTTTCCCATGAGTGTGAAAAGATAAATCAttagaaataggaaaaaaagaatgatcTGAATTTCAGCATTGTCTGTGAGGCCCCTCAGGATGAAAAAAGACACATCAGTGATATTCTCCATTCTGAAATCTTAGACAGCCATTTTAAAGTCATTCAGAAGGTCACTATTCATAATACTAAAATAGCAAAGATTCTTGGAGTCAAAGTTtgacctttctttcttcatttatcaACTGATGGTATAAATGCTCATGTGAAAATACAGAATCCAGGGGAAGGATTGTGTTCATGCTCTGATGAACTTAGGTTTTGCTTAAAGCCATCAGCTCTAACAGCCAGTTCATTCCTGCTTTCaattacttattttcattttaaattcaatTAAAGTCAAAGTTAAGGATCAAGAGTGGTAGTATAAACTGGGAATGTGGTAGACTGTTGGAACCTGAAAGTCATCCTCACAATTA
It encodes the following:
- the LOC127684295 gene encoding olfactory receptor 141-like, encoding MENITDVSFFILRGLTDNAEIQIILFFLFLMIYLFTLMGNIGLIAVVIGDPQLHNPMYYFLGVLSFIDACFSTIITPKMLIDFMSKRKVISFIGCATQMFLAVGCGTTECFLLAAMAYDRYVAIYNPLLYAVSMSPRVYMSLIIASNVGGILHASIHTAATASLSFCDSNEIKHFFCDIPPLLAISCSDTKMNELLLFIFVSSIEVVTILIIIISYSFILFAILKMNSAEGRQKVFSTCGSHLTGVSIYYGTIFFMYMRPSSSYILEHDMIVSTFYAIVIPMLNPIIYSLRNKDVKEAMKRLLAKVFMSIK